A region of the Vicinamibacteria bacterium genome:
ATGCCCTCATCACCGACCTGGATCTGCCCGACGGCACCGGGTTGGACCTTCTGGAATCGGTTCGCCACCTCCGCCCGAGAATGCGCTCGATTCTGATCACGGGC
Encoded here:
- a CDS encoding response regulator; protein product: ALITDLDLPDGTGLDLLESVRHLRPRMRSILITGYGCSAIRKQAFELEHVAYFEKPFDPQELLAALD